Proteins from a single region of Pseudorasbora parva isolate DD20220531a chromosome 22, ASM2467924v1, whole genome shotgun sequence:
- the rpl22 gene encoding 60S ribosomal protein L22, whose translation MAPIKKQVTKGGKKKKQVLKFTLDCTHPVEDGIMDAANFEQFLQERIKVNGKAGNLGGGVVSIERSKSKITVTSEVPFSKRYLKYLTKKYLKKNNLRDWLRVVANTKESYELRYFQINQDEEEEDDED comes from the exons ATGGCCCCGATT AAAAAGCAGGTGACCAAGGGTGGGAAGAAGAAAAAGCAGGTCCTAAAGTTCACTTTGGACTGCACTCACCCTGTAGAGGATGGCATCATGGATGCTGCTAACTTT GAACAGTTCCTTCAGGAGCGTATCAAAGTAAATGGTAAAGCTGGTAACTTGGGTGGTGGCGTGGTCTCTATTGAAAGGAGCAAGAGCAAAATTACAGTGACATCAGAGGTCCCCTTCTCTAAAAG GTACCTGAAGTATCTCACCAAGAAGTACCTCAAGAAGAACAACCTGCGTGACTGGCTGCGTGTAGTAGCGAACACCAAGGAGAGCTATGAACTGCGCTACTTCCAGATAAACCAGGACGAGGAGGAGGAAGACGACGAAGATTAA